GGTGATGTCCGCGCTGAGCGACAACCGCCAGCGCCGTGAGGGCACCGACGACTCGGGCGGCCCGGCCGGTCCCGGGCTGGACTTCGCGGACTACTTCATCGCCGGGACCTCGATCCTGGTCCGGGCCGGCAACCCGAAGAAGATCGGCAGCCTGGACGACCTGTGCGGGTACACCGTCGCCCTGCAGCGCGGCACCACCCAGGCGACCGTCATCGAGAGACAGACCGTCGCCTGCACCAAGGCCGGCAAGCCGCTCAAGGTGAAGCTCTTCGAGAACGACGACCTGGCCCTGGCCGAGCTGGCCGCCGGGCGGGCGGACGCGGACCTGAACGACTTCCCGGTGGCCGCGTACGTGGCGCAGCAGCGGGACGGCGGCAAGACCTTCCAGATCGCCGGCGCCCAGCTGCAGCCGGGCCCGTACGGGATCGCGCTGACCAAGGAGAGCACCGCGCTGCGGGAGGTCCTGCTGAAGGCGCTGAACCGGGTGATCCGCAGCGGCGAGTACGACAAGATCCTGGCGAAGTGGAACGTCACGGGGGGTGCGGTGCAGAACGCGGTCGCCAACGGCGGGTTCTGACCGGGTTCGGCCCTGCGGTCTGCATACTTATACGCGGAGTGACAGGGACGCGGAATTGGTCCGGATAGCGGACAGTCTGACCCCTCGTTATCCGATTTTGATCTGAATAGTGACCCGATCCCTGACCCCTGATGGCAGGATTCCCACCAACTCGGATCGCTTCAGCCCACCTCGGCGGAGGGTGGCGACAAGCCCCGGCACCCGTACGCCGCCCCCGCGGCGCGCTCCGCCCAGCCTCTCCCACAGGAGGAACCTCCCCCCATGACCGTCCGTAACCCGCGCACCCGCCTCTTCGCCGCCGGTGCCGTCCTCGCGACCGGTTCGCTGCTGCTCACCGCCTGCGGCAGCAGCGGCAGCTCCTCGCCGAGCGGCGCCGCGAGCCCGAGCGGATCCGTCCAGGCCGTCACCGCCGACGCCTCGCTGGCCGCGCTCGTCCCGGCCGACGTGAAGTCCTCCGGCAAGCTGGTGGTCGCGGTCGACGCGTCCTACGCGCCGAACGAGTTCAAGGACGACAAGGGCAACATCGTCGGCATGGACGTCGACCTGGCCAACGCCGTCGCGAAGAAGCTGGGCCTGACCGCCGACGTCCAGAACTCGCCGTTCACCGCGATCATCCCGGGCATCTCCGCGAAGAAGTTCCAGCTCGGCATGAGCTCCTTCACGGACACCAAGGAGCGCGAGCAGACCGTCGACATGGTCACCTACTTCACCGCGGGCACCTCGTCCGCCGTGAAGAAGGGCAACCCGGAGAAGGTCAGCGCCGACGACCTGTGCGGCAAGAAGATCGCCGTGCAGACCGGCACCACGCAGGCCGACGCGATCAAGGACACCATCAACCCGGCCTGCGCCAAGGCGGGCAAGGCCACCGTCCCGAACGACGGTGACAAGTTCGACCTGCAGACCGACGTGACCACCGCGCTGGTCTCCGGCCGCGACCAGGTCATGATGGCCGACTCGCCGGTCATCGACTACGCGATCAAGCAGACCAACGGCCAGCTGGAGAAGCTCGGCGGCACCACCGACAGCGCGCCGTACGGCGTCGTGGTGGCGAAGGGCTCCGACCTGACCAAGGCGGTGCAGGGTGCGATCCAGGCGCTGATCGCGGACGGCACCTACAAGTCGATCCTGTCGAAGTGGGGCGTCGAGGCCGGTGCGGTCGACAAGTCCGTGATCAACGGCGCCACCAGCTGACCCGTCGTCAGACCCCACCCACCGAAGGTCCCCTGTGAATTCTCCCGACCAAGGGGTGGCGAAGCAGCCGGCACGGCCCGAGAACGTCAAGGCCGTGCCGGTCCGTCACCCCGGACGCTGGGCCGGAGCAGTCGTCATCCTGGTACTCCTGGCGATGCTGCTCCACGCCCTGTTCTACAACAAGGCATTCCAATGGGATGTCGTCGGCAAGTACCTCTTCGACTCCAGCATCACGCACGGCCTGGTCGTGACGCTGGAGCTGACCGCGCTCTCCATGGTGATGGGCCTGGTCGGCGGGGTTCTGCTGGCCGTCATGCGGCTCTCGCCGAACCCGCTGCTCTCCGGCACCGCCTGGCTCTACATCTGGATCTTCCGGGGCACCCCGGTGCTGGTCCAGCTGGTGTTCTGGAACTTCCTCGGCGCGCTCTGGCCGACGCTGTCGATCGGCATCCCGTTCGGCCCGGAGTTCTGGTCCGAGTCGACCAACACGCTGATCCCGGTCTTCACCGCCGCCCTGCTCGGGCTCGGTCTGAACGAGGCCGCCTACATGGCGGAGATCGTCCGCGGCGGCATCCAGTCGGTGGACGAGGGCCAGTCCGAGGCCTCGCACGCGCTGGGCATGAGCCGGTTCACCACCATGCGCCGGATCGTGCTCCCGCAGGCGATGCGGGTGATCATCCCGCCCACCGGCAACGAGACCATCTCGATGCTCAAGACCACCTCGCTGGTCTCGGTGATCGCCCTGGAGGAGCTCTTCCGGGCCGGCCAGAACATCTACTCCCGGACCTTCGAGACCATCCCGCTGCTGATCACCGTCAGCCTCTGGTACCTCTTCCTGACCTCGGTGCTGACCGTCGGTCAGTACTACGTCGAGCGGTACTACGCGCGGGGCAGCAACCGAGCGCTGCCGCCCACCCCGCTGCAGCGGATAAGGGCGCTCGTCCAGGGTCGGCACACCCCGCCGGCCCCACCGGTGGTCAACTCCGGGGTGCACGGCGGAGGTAACTTCTCATGACCGAGCTGACCAAGCAGCAGGACCGGCCCGAGCACCCGATGGTCAAGGCCGAGGGCGTGCGGAAGTCGTACGGGCAGGTCGAGGTGCTCAAGGGCATCGACCTGGAGGTCCGGCAGGGCGAGGTGTTCTGCCTGATCGGTCCGTCCGGTTCGGGCAAGTCCACCTTCCTGCGCTGCATCAACCACCTGGAGAAGATCAACGGTGGCTTCCTGTCGGTGGACGGCGAACTCGTCGGCTACCGCCAGAAGGGCGACCGGCTCTACGAGCTGAAGGACCGTGAGGTCGCGGTCAAGCGCCGGGACATCGGCATGGTGTTCCAGCGCTTCAACCTCTTCCCGCACATGACCGCGCTGCAGAACATCATCGAGGCGCCGGTCCAGGTCAAGGGCGAGAGCCGGAACGAGGCGAAGCAGCGGGCGATGGCCCTGCTGGAGCGGGTGGGCCTGGCCGACAAGGCCGCCAACTACCCGTCGCAGCTCTCCGGCGGCCAGCAGCAGCGGGTGGCGATCGCCCGGGCGCTCGCCATGAAGCCCAAGCTGATGCTCTTCGACGAGCCCACCTCGGCGCTCGACCCGGAGCTGGTCGGCGACGTCCTCGACGTCATGCGCGACCTGGCCCGGGAGGGCATGACGATGATCGTGGTCACCCACGAGATGGGCTTCGCCCGCGAGGTCGGCGACGCGCTGGTCTTCATGGACGGCGGCGTGGTGGTCGAGTCCGGCCACCCGCGCGAGGTGCTCACCAACCCGCAGCACGAACGGACCAGGGCCTTCCTCTCCAAGGTGCTCTGACCCGGCGCGCAGGCGCCCGTACGATCCCCGGATCGCACGGGCGCCTGCCGCGTTTCCGCCGGAAGTAATACCCTGGGGGCAGCTCGCCCGTTACCGGCCCTGGAAGGACCCCCGTGGAGCTCGCCGCGTACGCCAACTTCGCCGTTCGGCTGGTGAACAGCGAGGAGCCCGAGCGGGGCACCGACTCGCTCACCTCGGTCGAGGCGGTACGGGCACTGTTCGGCCCCTCGGGCCGGGCCGCCGGGCTGGCCGACGAGGCCGACCTGCCCCGGCTGCGGGCGGTCAGGACCAGGCTGCGCGGGGTGTTCGAGGCGGCCGCCGAGGGCGACGAGGTCCGCGGGGTGGACCTGCTGAACAGCCTGATGATCGAGTACCCGGTCAGCCCGCTGGTCTCCGGCCACGACTACCTGGACGACGCCGGGCGGCCGCGCTGGCACCTGCACCTGGCCGACAACGCCCCCACCGCCGCCGCCAACTTCACCGCGGTGGCCTGCATGGGCCTGGCCATCCACCTCACCGAGCTCGGCGCCGACCGGCTCGGCATCTGCCAGGCCGCCCCCTGCCGGAACGCCTACCTGGACACCTCCACCAACCGCTCCCGCCGCTACTGCTCCGACCGCTGCGCCACCCGCGCCAACGTCGCGGCCTACCGCGCCCGCAAGCGCGAGGAGGCCCGCCGGGCCGCCCCGGCGGCCTGACCGACCGTCACAGCTCGAGATCGACCGGCCGGTACGGGCCGAGCCGCCCCGGCCGGGGCCACAGCCGCCCCACAACCCGACCGAGCACCAACTCCTCGGCCACCGGCCCGTACTCGCGGCTGTCGCTGCGCACGCCCTGGTTGTCGGAGAGCATCCACCACCCGTCCGGCCGCCGCTCGGCCGCCCGCTTGAGCACCAGCAGCTCCGGCCGGCGGGGGTGCCGGAACAGCGCCACCGCCCCCGGACGCACCCGCGCCCCGTAGCGGACCAGCACCAGGTCGCCGTCGCGCAGCCGGGGCCGCATCGAGGGCCCGGCCACCGTGACCACCCCGAACGGCAGTAGCGCACCGCCCTGCTGTCGCCCCGTCACCCCGACTCCCCCCTCCGCACACCCAAACCAATCCTCTGAGGGTAATCTCAGGCGCGGGAAGACGATCTAAGGAAGGACTCCCAATGCGTCTGTTTGCTTCGCGCGTCACCGCGCACGCTCACTGCGACCTGCCCTGCGGCGTGTACGACCCGGCCCAGGCCCGCATCGAGGCCGAGTCGGTGAAGGCCACTCAGGAGAAGTACCAGGCCAACGAGGACCCGGTCTTCCGGGCCCGGGCCATCGTCATCAAGGAGGAGCGGGCCGAGCTGGTCAAGCACCACCTCTCGGTGCTGCACACCGACTACTTCAAGGCCCCGCACTTCGAGAAGTACCCGCAGCTGCACGAGCTGTTCAACAACGCGGGCAAGGCGGCCTCGGCCGCCAAGGCGTCCACCGACCCGGCCTCCGGCCAGGCCCTGCTGGACCTGATCGCCGAGATCGACTCGATCTTCTGGGAGACCAAGAAGGCCGCCGCCTGATCCCGGAGCCCACGCTCCTGTGCCCGGCCGCTCACCGAGCGGCCGGGCACGCGTGCGTCCGGGCCCGCCCCGAAAACGTCTTTCCGGACCGTCCGGGGTCCCGAGTAGGCTCGCTCGTATGATCCGCACCGCCGTAGCCACCGACGTCCCCCTGATCCTCGACCTGATCCGCGAGCTGGCCGACTACGAGAAGGCCCCGCAGGAGGCCGTCGCCACCCAGGAACAGTTGACCGAGGCGCTGTTCGGGGCGAACCCGGCCATCTTCGGCCTGATCGCCGAGGACGACGAGAGCGGCGAGGCGGTCGGCTTCGCGCTCTGGTTCCGGAACTTCTCCACCTGGCGCGGCACCCACGGGGTGTACCTGGAGGACCTGTACGTCCGCCCGAGCGCGCGCGGCGGCGGCCACGGCAAGGCCCTGCTGACCGAGCTGGCCAGGATCTGCGTGCGCAACGGCTACTCCCGGATGGAGTGGTCGGTGCTGGACTGGAACGAGCCCTCGATCGGTTTCTACCGGTCGCTCGGCGCCGTCCCGATGGACGGCTGGTCGGTCTTCCGGCTGACCGACACGGCCCTGACCGCGCTCGGCGCGGAGTAGCGCACCCCCCACCGGAGTTCGAACAGGTTAGCTCGTTCCCGTGACGACGGTCCTGGATCGCGACAAGCGTCGGTCGATAGCGGTAACGTCACGGGCGGATGCGCGGCGTTCCGACCTCTCCGGTATGGGTATGACCGGTACGTACCGCACCACCCCTCTGGACAGTTGGGGCGAAGCAGTTGAACCGAGCAACAGGAAGTGCCGCGGCTCCCGAGCCGCAAGCACCTTGCGTCACCCAGGAGGTGAGGGTGTCCCAGATCGACGGCGATCCCGGAGTGAAGGACTTCGTCGAAGTCCGGCTGCCCGCGGCAGGGGCGTACCTCTCGGTACTGCGAACGGCGACCGCCGGTCTCGCGGCCCGGTTGGACTTCACCCTGGACGAGATCGAGGACCTGCGGATCGCGGTGGACGAGGCCTGCGCCATCCTGCTCCAGCAGGCGGTCCCGGGCTCCGTGCTGAGCTGCGAATTCCGGCTGGTGGGCGACTCGCTGCGGGTCACCGTCGCGGCCCCCACCACGGACGGCCGGGCCCCCGAGCGGGACACCTTCGCCTGGACGGTGCTCTCCGCGCTGGCCGGCGAGGTGGAGTCCTCGGTGGGTGCCGACAACACGGTGACCATCAGTCTGCACAAGAAGCGCGGCGGAGCACCGGCACCGGTGTGACAGCCGCCGCTGTGAGCCCCACTCGCGCAGCCGTACGCCCGGCACCCCAGGTGCCGCGCGTACGGCTCCCCCGTACCGCACCGCGGTACACCCCATGTGAAGTGCTCCCGGAACGGAACGGGTGACCGCCGTGAGTGATCTCGACCGCACAGGCGTTGCCGGAAGCCCGGCCGCCACCGCCGACCTGACGCTGCCGCCCCCCTTGAGTGGCGTCCCCCCGCAGCCTGCCCGACCCGACACCGCCGACGTGCACCCGAAGGACACCCATCGGATGAGCCAGCCGACCGATCCGCCGAACGATCCGTCGCCGACGCCGGAGCAGCCGCCGGCTGCGGCCGGTGCCGAGGAGGTGCGCCCCGTGGTTCCCGTCCAGGCGCACCGCTCCGGTGCGCCGGACCGGGAGGCCGCGCGGGCGCTGTTCGTCAAACTGGCCGGGCTGCCCGAGGGTTCACCGGAGCGGGTCGAGCTGCGCAACCAGCTGGTCCGGATGCACATCCCGCTGGTCGAGCACCTGGCCCGGCGGTTCCGCAACCGTGGTGAGCCGCTGGACGACCTGACCCAGGTCGCCACCATCGGCCTGATCAAGTCGGTGGACCGCTTCGACCACGAGCGCGGGGTCGAGTTCTCCACCTACGCGACCCCGACCATCGTCGGTGAGATCAAGCGGCACTTCCGCGACAAGGGCTGGGCGGTCCGGGTGCCCCGCCGCCTGCAGGAGCTGCGGCTCTCGCTCACCACGGCGACCAGTGAGCTCTCCCAGCGGCACGGCCGCTCCCCCACCGTGCACGAGCTGGCCGAGCACCTCGGCATCTCCGAGGAGGACGTGCTGGAGGGTCTGGAGTCGGCCAACGCCTACTCCACCCTGTCGCTGGACGTCCCGGACAGCGACGACGAGTCGCCCGCCGTCGCGGACACCCTGGGCGCCACCGACGAGGCGCTGGAGGGCGTCGAGTACCGGGAGTCGCTGAAGCCGCTGCTGGCCCAACTGCCGCCCCGGGAGCAGAAGATCCTGGTGCTCCGGTTCTTCCGGAACATGACCCAGTCGCAGATCGCGGCCGAGGTCGGCATCTCCCAGATGCACGTCTCCCGGCTGCTGGCCCGGACGCTGGCCCAGCTCCGGGAGAAGCTGCTGGTCGAGGAGTAGGAACGACCACGGCCCGGTCCGGCCCCCGTTTCGGCGGGGTGTCCGGACCGGGCCGTGCTGTGTTCTGCCGGGAGCTAGTCGGCGGCCGGCGCGTAGAGCACCTCGGTCACCTTCGGGTTCAGCAGCGAGCCGATCCCGACCAGGCCGAGCAGGCCGACGGCCACCCCGGCGGCCTGCATCGCGCCGCCGTTCTGCCACATGTAGTAGGCCACCGGCAGGCAGATCGAGTTGGTCAGGACGGCCGGGCTGCGCCCCCACCGGCGCGCCTTGAGCAGCGCGCGCCCCGCCAGCATCGGAAGCGCCCCCATCAGCAACAGGATCACGCCGCCGAGCTCGCTGCGGCCCTGCGCCGGGGCGTCCCAGAGGAAGCCGGCCACGATGTCGTAGAGACCCCAGCCGGCCAGCGCCGCGCCCTGCAGCGCGGTGATCGCGGCGCCGACGAGCAGCGCGGTGGGCCGGGCGGGGCTTGGGGTGATGGATTCAGCGGTCACTCCAGCAGGGTAGCCGCCGTGCTTGGATCATCGACCCGTAGGCTGAGCGCCATGCGCGCTCTCCTGGTCGTGAACCCGAAGGCGACCACCACGAGTGGACGCACCCGCGACGTGCTGACCCACGCCCTGCGCAGCGACCTGGCGCTGGAGGTCGCGCACACCGAGTACCGCGGGCACGCCCGTGACCTGGCCCGGGACGCCGCCGAGCGCGGGCTCGACCTGGTGGTCTCGCTCGGCGGCGACGGCACGGTGAACGAGATCGTCAACGGACTGCTCACGCACGGCCCGTCCGATCGGGTACCCCGGCTGGCCATCGTCCCGGGCGGCTCGACCAACGTGTTCGCCCGCACCCTCGGCCTGCCGAACGACCCGGTGGAGGCGACCGGCGCACTCCTGGACGCCTTGGAGCACCGGCGCGAGCGGGCGGTCAGCCTGGGCAAGGCGATGACCGAGGGCCTGCCGGACCGCTGGTTCACCTTCACGGCCGGCCTGGGCTTCGACGCGGGCGTGGTGGGCCGGGTGGAGGCCCAGCGGAAGGCCGGGCGGAAGTCCACCCACGGGCTCTACGTGAGCCAGGCGCTCCGGCACTACGTGACGGAGCGTGAGCACCGCAGAAACGGCCCCATCACGCTGGAGCTGAACGGCCAGGAATCCGTGCCGGGACTGGTGCTGGCAATAATCTCCAACACCTCGCCGTGGACCTTTCTGGGCAACCGGCCGGTCTTCCCGTCCCCCTCGGCGTCCTTCGACAGCGACCTCGACATCTTCGGCATCACTCGAATGACCGCGTTCGGCACGGCTCGAACGGTCCGTCAGATTCTGCGTTCGCACACGCCTGCGGACGGCGCCACAGGGCCGGTCGGCCCAACCGGGAAGCACCTCGTCTCCTATCACGACGTCCGGCACTTCACCTTGGTTTCACAGGAACCGGCCCCGTTTCAGGTCGACGGGGACCACCTTGGAGACAGGAGTCGCGTCAGTTTCACAGGCGTTCGGCGGGCACTGCGTGTGATTGTGTGACCAGAAGGGCCCCCCGCCCTTCTTCTCGAACGCACAAGCCCCCTTCACCCCATAGAAGTACGGGCTGTGAGCTAGGCGACACCGAAGAATCAAAAATTCCTCGCCGAAGGGGGTTGTATCCGAGCCTGAGGTTTGCGAACCTCTACATGGCGATCGGGACACGTCGCAGCGGGACATACCGCGACAGTTCCCTTGATCCGCCCGAACCCCACTTCTGCACAGACCACCCGGGCCCCATGGGCCTTTGGTCCCTTTTGCTGTTGTGGGATTCGTGAAAGCGTTCACATTCACAAGCCACCACGATTGCGTCGACCGGGCCACAGCCCGCCGACCGGAGGAGTTGGACGAACATGGACTGGCGCCACCGCGCTGTCTGTCGCGAAGAGGACCCGGAGCTGTTCTTCCCGATCGGGAACACCGGTCCTGCTCTGCTGCAGATCGAGGAAGCCAAGGCCGTGTGCCGCCGCTGCCCCGTCATGGAGCAGTGCCTGCAGTGGGCACTGGAGACCGGCCAGGACGCCGGCGTCTGGGGCGGCATGAGCGAGGACGAGCGTCGTGCGATGAAGCGCCGCGCCGCCCGCAACCGGGCCCGCACCGCCTGACGTTCCGTCAGCACCGCCTGATCAACACATGATCAAGGGCTTGGCCGCAGTTTCGGCCGAGCCTTCCACGGCACGGACACTTGCTAGTGTTCACTGAGAGCAATATCGTGGAGCTGTGACGCTCACCGTGTGCAAGCACGTGAGGCGAGCGTCCGAGCGACACCACAGAGCCCCCGTTCCGGCCGACTCCCCCCGACGGCCGGAACGGGTTGAGAGGCCCTGTCGACCCACCCCCCCGGTCGACAGGGCCTCGTTGCTTTCTCCCGCCGCCGCCCCCTACGGGACGGGGATCTCCAGGACCACCTTGGTGCCGCCCTCCGGGTTGGCCACCATGTCGAAGCTGCCACCGAGCTCGTTGGTGGCCAGGGTCCGGACGATCTGCAGCCCGAGGTTTCCCGCCGTCTGCGGGTCGAACCCCTCCGGCATGCCCTTGCCGTCGTCCTGCACCGTGATCAGCAGGTACTCCTCCGGCTTGGCCCCGCCGTTCCAGCTCTCCGACCAGCCGGTCCCGGTGGCGGGTGCCCGCCCGCGCAGGGCGCTGACCTCGACGCTTCCGCCGTCCTTCGGGTCGAAGGCATGCTCCAGCGCGTTCTGCAGCACCTCCGTCAGCACCATCGCCAGCGGGGTGGCCACCTCGGCCGACAGGATGCCGAAGCTGCCGGTCCGCCGAGTG
This genomic interval from Kitasatospora gansuensis contains the following:
- a CDS encoding amino acid ABC transporter ATP-binding protein, whose amino-acid sequence is MTELTKQQDRPEHPMVKAEGVRKSYGQVEVLKGIDLEVRQGEVFCLIGPSGSGKSTFLRCINHLEKINGGFLSVDGELVGYRQKGDRLYELKDREVAVKRRDIGMVFQRFNLFPHMTALQNIIEAPVQVKGESRNEAKQRAMALLERVGLADKAANYPSQLSGGQQQRVAIARALAMKPKLMLFDEPTSALDPELVGDVLDVMRDLAREGMTMIVVTHEMGFAREVGDALVFMDGGVVVESGHPREVLTNPQHERTRAFLSKVL
- a CDS encoding WhiB family transcriptional regulator, whose translation is MDWRHRAVCREEDPELFFPIGNTGPALLQIEEAKAVCRRCPVMEQCLQWALETGQDAGVWGGMSEDERRAMKRRAARNRARTA
- a CDS encoding ABC transporter substrate-binding protein, which gives rise to MQRTTLIPRQIGRCGAAVAAGALLLTACGTEQQKHSADDLRSQVPAELKAAGVLRIGSDLNYAPVEFKGPDQQAVGIDPEIAEAVGRELGLRVEFIDTSFEKLIPGLHAKQYDVVMSALSDNRQRREGTDDSGGPAGPGLDFADYFIAGTSILVRAGNPKKIGSLDDLCGYTVALQRGTTQATVIERQTVACTKAGKPLKVKLFENDDLALAELAAGRADADLNDFPVAAYVAQQRDGGKTFQIAGAQLQPGPYGIALTKESTALREVLLKALNRVIRSGEYDKILAKWNVTGGAVQNAVANGGF
- the sodX gene encoding nickel-type superoxide dismutase maturation protease, encoding MTGRQQGGALLPFGVVTVAGPSMRPRLRDGDLVLVRYGARVRPGAVALFRHPRRPELLVLKRAAERRPDGWWMLSDNQGVRSDSREYGPVAEELVLGRVVGRLWPRPGRLGPYRPVDLEL
- a CDS encoding diacylglycerol/lipid kinase family protein is translated as MRALLVVNPKATTTSGRTRDVLTHALRSDLALEVAHTEYRGHARDLARDAAERGLDLVVSLGGDGTVNEIVNGLLTHGPSDRVPRLAIVPGGSTNVFARTLGLPNDPVEATGALLDALEHRRERAVSLGKAMTEGLPDRWFTFTAGLGFDAGVVGRVEAQRKAGRKSTHGLYVSQALRHYVTEREHRRNGPITLELNGQESVPGLVLAIISNTSPWTFLGNRPVFPSPSASFDSDLDIFGITRMTAFGTARTVRQILRSHTPADGATGPVGPTGKHLVSYHDVRHFTLVSQEPAPFQVDGDHLGDRSRVSFTGVRRALRVIV
- a CDS encoding RNA polymerase sigma factor SigF, with translation MSQPTDPPNDPSPTPEQPPAAAGAEEVRPVVPVQAHRSGAPDREAARALFVKLAGLPEGSPERVELRNQLVRMHIPLVEHLARRFRNRGEPLDDLTQVATIGLIKSVDRFDHERGVEFSTYATPTIVGEIKRHFRDKGWAVRVPRRLQELRLSLTTATSELSQRHGRSPTVHELAEHLGISEEDVLEGLESANAYSTLSLDVPDSDDESPAVADTLGATDEALEGVEYRESLKPLLAQLPPREQKILVLRFFRNMTQSQIAAEVGISQMHVSRLLARTLAQLREKLLVEE
- a CDS encoding CGNR zinc finger domain-containing protein — its product is MELAAYANFAVRLVNSEEPERGTDSLTSVEAVRALFGPSGRAAGLADEADLPRLRAVRTRLRGVFEAAAEGDEVRGVDLLNSLMIEYPVSPLVSGHDYLDDAGRPRWHLHLADNAPTAAANFTAVACMGLAIHLTELGADRLGICQAAPCRNAYLDTSTNRSRRYCSDRCATRANVAAYRARKREEARRAAPAA
- a CDS encoding anti-sigma regulatory factor yields the protein MSQIDGDPGVKDFVEVRLPAAGAYLSVLRTATAGLAARLDFTLDEIEDLRIAVDEACAILLQQAVPGSVLSCEFRLVGDSLRVTVAAPTTDGRAPERDTFAWTVLSALAGEVESSVGADNTVTISLHKKRGGAPAPV
- the sodN gene encoding superoxide dismutase, Ni, whose amino-acid sequence is MRLFASRVTAHAHCDLPCGVYDPAQARIEAESVKATQEKYQANEDPVFRARAIVIKEERAELVKHHLSVLHTDYFKAPHFEKYPQLHELFNNAGKAASAAKASTDPASGQALLDLIAEIDSIFWETKKAAA
- a CDS encoding amino acid ABC transporter permease, with product MAKQPARPENVKAVPVRHPGRWAGAVVILVLLAMLLHALFYNKAFQWDVVGKYLFDSSITHGLVVTLELTALSMVMGLVGGVLLAVMRLSPNPLLSGTAWLYIWIFRGTPVLVQLVFWNFLGALWPTLSIGIPFGPEFWSESTNTLIPVFTAALLGLGLNEAAYMAEIVRGGIQSVDEGQSEASHALGMSRFTTMRRIVLPQAMRVIIPPTGNETISMLKTTSLVSVIALEELFRAGQNIYSRTFETIPLLITVSLWYLFLTSVLTVGQYYVERYYARGSNRALPPTPLQRIRALVQGRHTPPAPPVVNSGVHGGGNFS
- a CDS encoding ABC transporter substrate-binding protein, with the translated sequence MTVRNPRTRLFAAGAVLATGSLLLTACGSSGSSSPSGAASPSGSVQAVTADASLAALVPADVKSSGKLVVAVDASYAPNEFKDDKGNIVGMDVDLANAVAKKLGLTADVQNSPFTAIIPGISAKKFQLGMSSFTDTKEREQTVDMVTYFTAGTSSAVKKGNPEKVSADDLCGKKIAVQTGTTQADAIKDTINPACAKAGKATVPNDGDKFDLQTDVTTALVSGRDQVMMADSPVIDYAIKQTNGQLEKLGGTTDSAPYGVVVAKGSDLTKAVQGAIQALIADGTYKSILSKWGVEAGAVDKSVINGATS
- a CDS encoding GNAT family N-acetyltransferase, producing MIRTAVATDVPLILDLIRELADYEKAPQEAVATQEQLTEALFGANPAIFGLIAEDDESGEAVGFALWFRNFSTWRGTHGVYLEDLYVRPSARGGGHGKALLTELARICVRNGYSRMEWSVLDWNEPSIGFYRSLGAVPMDGWSVFRLTDTALTALGAE